A section of the Centropristis striata isolate RG_2023a ecotype Rhode Island chromosome 7, C.striata_1.0, whole genome shotgun sequence genome encodes:
- the LOC131974664 gene encoding UDP-glucuronosyltransferase 2B31-like — MYQPILVGLSVLLCSPLLANSGKVLVFPFDGSHWINMKVLIDELHSRGNEVTVIRPSDSWYIKPDSAQYKSITVNSSGGFEDGFGSFATTLMNMLREGASIWARLSLEYEVVQVFYQLHAKQLQFVEDMFEDTKLMQSLRDAKYDLVLTDPVSGVGVFMAHRLGLPLVLNVRWTVHCEGHPVIAPSPLSYCPIPVTELTDKMTFPQRVKNVLYYFFLSWQIWYSIEPNYKPFVHRHFGDDVHYIELFQAADIWLMRNDFTFEFPRPTMPNIVYMAGFQCKPSKPLSKELEDFVQSSGEHGIIVMTFGTLVEEIPEDIAEDIAAAFAQLPQKVLWRHKGKRPSTLGNNTLLLDWLPQNDLLGHSKTRLFVAHGGTNGVQEAIYHGVPLVGLPLMFDQHDNFFRVKVRGVAKVLDIATMNKDNFLEALKEVLYDPTYREKMKALSDLHRDQPTKPLDRAMFWIEFVMRHKGAAHLRTESYKMSKIQYYSIDVLVFLLAVILLMFTFFISAVKFLWCRVFSRRKVKKE, encoded by the coding sequence ATGTACCAACCAATCTTGGTGGGACTCTCAGTGCTGCTCTGCTCTCCACTCTTGGCAAATAGTGGTAAAGTCCTGGTGTTCCCCTTTGATGGAAGCCACTGGATTAACATGAAGGTCCTTATTGATGAGCTTCACTCCAGAGGCAATGAAGTTACAGTCATTAGGCCGTCAGACAGCTGGTACATCAAGCCAGATTCCGCTCAGTACAAGTCCATCACTGTAAACTCCTCTGGTGGTTTTGAGGATGGCTTTGGGTCATTTGCAACCACACTGATGAACATGCTGCGGGAAGGAGCTTCCATTTGGGCTCGTTTATCTCTGGAGTATGAAGTGGTGCAAGTTTTTTATCAGCTTCATGCAAAACAGCTTCAATTCGTGGAGGACATGTTTGAGGATACCAAACTGATGCAGAGCCTCCGTGATGCTAAATATGATCTGGTTCTGACGGACCCTGTGTCTGGTGTTGGGGTGTTTATGGCTCACCGTTTGGGTCTTCCACTTGTCTTAAATGTGAGATGGACTGTTCACTGTGAAGGGCATCCTGTAATCGCACCTTCCCCATTGTCATATTGCCCAATACCAGTGACAGAGCTGACCGACAAGATGACATTTCCCCAGCGGGTCAAAAACGTACTTTACTATTTCTTCTTAAGTTGGCAAATTTGGTATTCCATAGAACCAAACTATAAACCATTTGTCCATCGTCACTTTGGGGATGATGTACATTACATTGAGCTGTTTCAGGCGGCAGACATCTGGCTGATGAGGAATGATTTTACCTTTGAGTTCCCAAGACCCACAATGCCAAACATTGTCTACATGGCAGGATTTCAGTGCAAACCCTCCAAGCCCCTGTCTAAAGAACTAGAGGACTTTGTCCAGAGCTCTGGTGAACATGGCATCATTGTCATGACATTTGGAACCCTAGTGGAAGAAATTCCTGAGGACATTGCTGAGGACATTGCAGCAGCTTTTGCCCAACTTCCTCAGAAGGTATTATGGAGGCACAAAGGCAAAAGACCGTCCACCCTCGGCAACAACACCTTACTCTTGGACTGGCTGCCTCAAAATGACCTCCTGGGACACTCCAAGACCAGACTGTTTGTGGCCCATGGAGGCACCAACGGAGTACAGGAGGCCATCTACCACGGTGTGCCTCTGGTCGGCCTGCCCCTCATGTTCGACCAGCATGACAACTTCTTCAGGGTGAAAGTAAGAGGTGTCGCCAAAGTCCTAGACATTGCAACTATGAACAAAGACAACTTCCTGGAAGCGCTGAAGGAGGTACTCTATGACCCGACCTACAGGGAGAAGATGAAGGCGCTGTCCGACCTGCACAGAGACCAGCCCACGAAACCACTGGACCGGGCCATGTTCTGGATCGAGTTTGTCATGAGGCACAAAGGAGCAGCGCATCTCAGGACAGAGTCTTACAAGATGTCCAAGATCCAGTACTACTCCATTGATGTATTGGTGTTTCTGCTGGCAGTTATTTTACTCATGTTTACGTTTTTCATTTCTGCTGTTAAGTTTTTGTGGTGCAGAGTGTTTTCCAGACGCAAAGTCAAAAAGGAATGA
- the LOC131974665 gene encoding UDP-glucuronosyltransferase 2B31-like codes for MYQQILVGLSVLLCSPLLANGGKVLVFPFDGSHWINMKVLIDELHSRGHEVTVVRLSDSWYIKPESPQYKSITVNSSGGFEDGYGSFATRLMNMLREGASVWARLSLEYEVVKLYYQIHVNQLQFVEDMFEDTKLMQSLRDAKYDLVLTDPATGAGVLMAHRLGLPLVFNVRWTVQGEGHPVIAPSPLSYCPIPLTELTDKMTFPQRVGNVLYYFFLCCQIWYVTEPNYKPFVHRHFGDDVHYMELFQAADIWLMRTDFTLEFPRPTMPNIVYMAGFQCKPSKPLSKELEDFVQSSGEHGIIVMTFGTLVAEIPEDIAEDIAAAFAQLPQKVLWRHKGKRPSTLGNNTLLLDWLPQNDLLGHSKTRLFVAHGGTNGVQEAIYHGVPLVGLPLMFDQHDNFFRMKVRGVAKVLDIATMNKDNFLEALKEVLYDPTYREKMKALSDLHRDQPTKPLDRAMFWIEFVMRHKGAAHLKTESYKMSKIQYHSIDVLVFLLAVILLMFTVFISAVKFLWRRVFSRSKVKKE; via the coding sequence ATGTATCAACAAATTTTGGTGGGACTCTCAGTGCTGCTCTGCTCTCCACTCTTGGCAAATGGTGGTAAAGTCCTGGTGTTCCcctttgatgggagccactggATTAACATGAAAGTCCTCATTGATGAGCTTCACTCCAGAGGCCATGAAGTTACAGTCGTTAGGCTGTCAGACAGCTGGTACATCAAGCCAGAGTCCCCTCAGTACAAGTCCATCACTGTAAACTCCTCTGGTGGTTTTGAGGATGGCTATGGGTCATTTGCAACCAGACTGATGAACATGCTGCGGGAAGGAGCTTCCGTTTGGGCTCGTTTATCTCTGGAGTATGAAGTGGTGAAACTTTATTATCAGATTCATGTAAATCAGCTTCAATTCGTGGAGGACATGTTTGAGGATACCAAACTGATGCAGAGCCTGCGTGATGCTAAATATGATCTGGTTCTGACGGACCCTGCAACAGGTGCAGGGGTGCTTATGGCTCACCGTTTGGGTCTTCCACTTGTCTTTAATGTGAGATGGACTGTTCAGGGTGAAGGGCATCCTGTAATCGCACCTTCCCCATTGTCATATTGCCCAATACCATTGACAGAGCTGACCGACAAGATGACATTTCCCCAGCGGGTCGGAAATGTACTTTACTATTTCTTCTTATGTTGCCAAATTTGGTATGTCACAGAACCGAACTACAAACCATTTGTCCATCGTCACTTTGGGGATGATGTACATTACATGGAGCTGTTTCAGGCGGCAGACATCTGGCTGATGAGGACTGATTTTACCTTGGAGTTCCCAAGACCCACAATGCCAAACATTGTCTACATGGCAGGATTTCAGTGCAAACCCTCCAAGCCCCTGTCTAAAGAACTAGAGGACTTTGTCCAGAGCTCTGGTGAACATGGCATCATTGTCATGACATTTGGAACCCTAGTGGCAGAAATTCCTGAGGACATTGCTGAGGACATTGCCGCAGCTTTTGCCCAACTTCCTCAGAAGGTATTATGGAGGCACAAAGGCAAAAGACCGTCCACCCTCGGCAACAACACCTTACTCTTGGACTGGCTGCCTCAAAATGACCTCCTGGGACACTCCAAGACCAGACTGTTTGTGGCCCATGGAGGCACCAACGGAGTACAGGAGGCCATCTACCACGGTGTGCCTCTGGTCGGCCTGCCCCTCATGTTTGACCAGCATGACAACTTCTTCAGGATGAAAGTAAGAGGTGTCGCCAAAGTCCTAGACATTGCAACTATGAACAAAGACAACTTCCTGGAAGCGCTGAAGGAGGTACTCTATGACCCAACCTACAGGGAGAAGATGAAGGCGCTGTCCGACCTGCACAGAGACCAGCCCACGAAACCACTGGACCGGGCCATGTTCTGGATCGAGTTTGTCATGAGGCACAAAGGAGCAGCGCATCTCAAGACAGAGTCTTACAAGATGTCCAAGATCCAGTACCACTCAATTGATGTATTGGTGTTTCTGCTGGCAGTTATTTTGCTCATGTTTACTGTTTTCATTTCTGCTGTTAAGTTTTTGTGGCGAAGAGTGTTTTCCAGAAGCAAAGTCAAAAAGGAATGA
- the LOC131974666 gene encoding UDP-glucuronosyltransferase 2B31-like — protein sequence MYQQILVGLSVLLCSPLLANGGKVLVFPFDGSHWINMKVLIDELHSRGHEVTVVRPSDSWYIKPESPQYKSITVNSSGGFEDGFGSFATRLMNMLREGASVWARLSLEYEVVKLLYQIHVKQLQFVVDMFEDTKLMQSLRDAKYDVVLTDPATGPGVLMAHRLGLPLVFNVRWTVQGEGHPVIAPSPLSYCPIQFTELTDKMTFPQRVGNVLYYFFLCCQIWYAVEPNYKPFVHRHFGDDVHYMELFQAADIWLMRNDFTLEFPRPTMPNIVYMAGFQCKPSKPLSKELEDFVQSSGEHGIIVMTFGTLVEEIPEDIAEDIAAAFAQLPQKVLWRHKGKRPSTLGNNTLLLDWLPQNDLLGHSKTRLFVAHGGTNGVQEAIYHGVPLVGLPLMFDQHDNFFRMKVRGVAKVLDIATMNKDNFLEALKEVLYDPTYREKMKALSDLHRDQPTKPLDRAMFWIEFVMRHKGAAHLKTESYKMSKIQYHSIDVLVFLLAVILLMFTVFISAVKFLWRRVFSRSKVKKE from the coding sequence ATGTATCAACAAATTTTGGTGGGACTCTCAGTGCTGCTCTGCTCTCCACTCTTGGCAAATGGTGGTAAAGTCCTTGTGTTCCcctttgatgggagccactggATTAACATGAAAGTCCTCATTGATGAGCTTCACTCCAGAGGCCATGAAGTTACAGTCGTTAGGCCGTCAGACAGCTGGTACATCAAGCCAGAGTCCCCTCAATACAAGTCCATCACTGTAAACTCCTCTGGTGGTTTTGAGGATGGCTTTGGGTCATTTGCAACCAGACTGATGAACATGCTGCGGGAAGGAGCTTCCGTTTGGGCTCGTTTATCTCTGGAGTATGAAGTGGTGAAACTTTTATATCAGATTCATGTAAAGCAGCTTCAATTCGTGGTGGACATGTTTGAGGATACCAAACTGATGCAGAGCCTGCGTGATGCTAAATATGATGTGGTTCTGACGGACCCTGCAACAGGTCCAGGGGTGCTTATGGCTCACCGTTTGGGTCTTCCACTTGTCTTTAATGTGAGATGGACTGTTCAGGGTGAAGGGCATCCTGTAATCGCACCTTCCCCATTGTCATATTGCCCAATACAATTCACAGAGCTGACCGACAAGATGACATTTCCCCAGCGGGTCGGAAATGTACTTTACTATTTCTTCTTATGTTGCCAAATTTGGTATGCCGTAGAACCGAACTACAAACCATTTGTCCATCGTCACTTTGGGGATGATGTACATTACATGGAGCTGTTTCAGGCGGCAGACATCTGGCTGATGAGGAATGATTTTACCTTGGAGTTCCCAAGACCCACAATGCCAAACATTGTCTACATGGCAGGATTTCAGTGCAAACCCTCCAAGCCCCTGTCTAAAGAACTAGAGGACTTTGTCCAGAGCTCTGGTGAACATGGCATCATTGTCATGACATTTGGAACCCTAGTGGAAGAAATTCCTGAGGACATTGCTGAGGACATTGCCGCAGCTTTTGCCCAACTTCCTCAGAAGGTATTATGGAGGCACAAAGGCAAAAGACCATCCACCCTCGGCAACAACACCTTACTCTTGGACTGGCTGCCTCAAAATGACCTCCTGGGACACTCCAAGACCAGACTGTTTGTGGCCCATGGAGGCACCAACGGAGTACAGGAGGCCATCTACCACGGTGTGCCTCTGGTCGGCCTGCCCCTCATGTTCGACCAGCATGACAACTTCTTCAGGATGAAAGTAAGAGGTGTCGCCAAAGTCCTAGACATTGCAACTATGAACAAAGACAACTTCCTGGAAGCGCTGAAGGAGGTACTCTATGACCCAACCTACAGGGAGAAGATGAAGGCGCTGTCCGACCTGCACAGAGACCAGCCCACGAAACCACTGGACCGGGCCATGTTCTGGATCGAGTTTGTCATGAGGCACAAAGGAGCAGCGCATCTCAAGACAGAGTCTTACAAGATGTCCAAGATCCAGTACCACTCAATTGATGTATTGGTGTTTCTGCTGGCAGTTATTTTGCTCATGTTTACTGTTTTCATTTCTGCTGTTAAGTTTTTGTGGCGGAGAGTGTTTTCTAGAAGCAAAGTCAAAAAGGAATGA
- the LOC131974663 gene encoding UDP-glucuronosyltransferase 2A2-like yields MYQPIFVGLAVLLCSPLLANGGKVLVFPLDGSHWINMKVLVEELHSRGHEITVVRPPDSWYIKPDSPHYESITTNSTAGFDEESFGLFVTTMISLRRDGASLWSRLSLEYELVEQFYQMHVEVLRMLEDMFENAQLMQSLRDAKYDLVLTDPATGAGVLMAHRLGLPLVFNVRWTVQGEGHHAIAPTPLSYVPIPMSELTDKMTFPQRVKNILIYFFTRWQIWYVTDPNYIPFVHRHFGDDVHYMELFQAADIWLMRNDFTLEFPRPTMPNIVYMAGFQCKPSKPLSKELEDFVQSSGEHGIIVMTLGSLVAELPEDIAEDIAAAFAQLPQKVLWRHKGKRPSTLGNNTLLLDWLPQNDLLGHSKTRLFVAHGGTNGIQEAIYHGVPLVGLPLMFDQHDNFFRMKVRGVAKVLDIATMNKDNFLEALKEVLYDPTYREKMKALSDLHRDQPTKPLDRAMFWIEFVMRHKGAAHLRTESYKMSKIQYHSIDVLVFLLAVILLMFTFFISAVKFLWRRVFSRRKVKKE; encoded by the coding sequence ATGTACCAACCAATCTTCGTGGGACTCGCAGTGCTGCTGTGCTCTCCACTCTTGGCAAATGGAGGGAAAGTCTTGGTGTTTCCTCTTGATGGAAGCCACTGGATTAACATGAAAGTCCTTGTTGAGGAGCTTCACTCCAGAGGCCATGAAATCACAGTGGTTCGGCCACCAGACAGCTGGTACATCAAGCCGGACTCTCCTCACTACGAGTCCATCACAACAAATTCCACTGCTGGTTTTGATGAGGAAAGTTTTGGGTTATTTGTAACCACAATGATAAGTCTGCGGCGGGATGGTGCTTCACTTTGGTCTCGTTTATCCCTGGAGTATGAactggttgaacagttttatcAGATGCATGTAGAAGTACTTCGGATGTTGGAGGACATGTTTGAGAATGCCCAACTGATGCAGAGCCTCCGCGATGCAAAATATGATCTGGTTCTGACGGACCCTGCAACAGGTGCAGGGGTGCTTATGGCTCACCGTTTGGGTCTTCCACTTGTCTTTAATGTGAGATGGACTGTTCAGGGTGAAGGGCACCATGCAATTGCACCAACCCCACTCTCCTATGTCCCTATACCAATGTCAGAGCTGACCGACAAGATGACATTTCCCCAGCGGGTCAAAAACATACTTATCTATTTTTTCACACGTTGGCAAATTTGGTATGTCACAGATCCGAACTACATACCATTTGTCCATCGTCACTTCGGGGATGATGTACATTACATGGAGCTGTTTCAGGCGGCAGACATCTGGCTGATGAGGAATGATTTTACCTTGGAGTTCCCAAGACCCACAATGCCAAACATTGTCTACATGGCAGGATTTCAGTGCAAACCCTCCAAGCCCCTGTCTAAAGAACTAGAGGACTTTGTCCAGAGCTCTGGTGAACATGGCATCATTGTCATGACACTGGGAAGCCTGGTGGCAGAACTTCCTGAGGACATTGCTGAGGACATTGCAGCAGCTTTTGCCCAACTTCCTCAGAAGGTATTATGGAGGCACAAAGGCAAAAGACCGTCCACCCTCGGCAACAACACCTTACTCTTGGACTGGCTGCCTCAAAATGACCTCCTGGGACACTCCAAGACCAGACTGTTTGTGGCCCATGGAGGCACCAACGGAATACAGGAGGCCATCTACCACGGTGTGCCCCTGGTCGGCCTGCCCCTCATGTTCGACCAGCATGACAACTTCTTCAGGATGAAAGTAAGAGGTGTCGCCAAAGTCCTAGACATTGCAACTATGAACAAAGACAACTTCCTGGAAGCGCTGAAGGAGGTACTCTATGACCCGACCTACAGGGAGAAGATGAAGGCGCTGTCCGACCTGCACAGAGACCAGCCCACGAAACCACTGGACCGGGCCATGTTCTGGATCGAGTTTGTCATGAGGCACAAAGGAGCAGCTCATCTCAGGACAGAGTCTTACAAGATGTCCAAGATCCAGTACCACTCAATTGATGTATTGGTGTTTCTGCTGGCAGTTATTTTGCTCATGTTTACGTTTTTCATTTCTGCTGTTAAGTTTTTGTGGCGGAGAGTGTTTTCCAGAAGGAAAGTCAAAAAGGAATGA